From Methanobrevibacter millerae, one genomic window encodes:
- a CDS encoding CDP-alcohol phosphatidyltransferase family protein has protein sequence MRNLANYITISRIVLSLLMLFCEPLSLNFFIIFIICGLSDVADGYLAKNMGYKSDLGAKLDSLADIVFFLSFLIVLLPVLKFNYFIISWILAIFAIRIISVLIGYLKFNELAFIHSYLNKLTGALLILLPFLLLLISSEVILNVICFVATLASLEELIIVIKSRYFNPDCRGLIDF, from the coding sequence ATGAGGAATTTAGCCAACTACATTACGATATCAAGAATTGTCCTGTCGCTTTTGATGCTATTTTGCGAACCTTTATCCCTGAATTTTTTCATAATTTTCATAATCTGCGGCTTAAGCGATGTCGCTGACGGATATCTGGCTAAAAACATGGGTTATAAAAGCGATTTGGGAGCAAAACTGGATTCACTGGCAGATATAGTATTCTTTTTATCATTCCTGATAGTATTGCTTCCGGTTTTGAAGTTTAACTATTTCATAATTTCATGGATTCTGGCTATTTTCGCAATCAGGATAATATCTGTTTTGATAGGTTATCTGAAGTTCAATGAGCTGGCATTTATTCACAGCTATCTCAACAAGCTGACAGGTGCGCTTTTGATTCTGCTTCCATTTTTGCTACTTTTGATTTCATCAGAAGTGATTTTAAACGTAATCTGTTTTGTAGCTACGCTGGCTTCACTGGAGGAGCTGATTATTGTCATTAAAAGCAGATACTTCAATCCCGATTGCAGAGGCCTGATTGATTTTTAG
- a CDS encoding Ig-like domain-containing protein: protein MKKVILTSVIFMILLLSLSAIHAEDNTTDFKADFQNNETSILADENEGDDVSNQNTIDYDTIQGIIIRNNPQVYDESFMIGLQNSQPAQALIQSLYYNSLQFAESYDGDNNFNDSELYKAHISDDFRLKLKLCIKDPTIMQCDLKKVFGNPATFQATFYDNYDNRIKNAQITFLINGLKYSRTTNEYGVAKININLQPGEYTITSYNPVSRTNKASKIIILPNMDQNKDIVKYFKNDTQYTVRLLDDMGKPVANKTVTFNINGVFYQRVSNSTGYAKLNINLIPGTYIITAEYENCRLSNSITVLPTIIASDLSMSYMDGSQFQARLIDGKGNAIVGVNVTFNVNGVFYQRTTDENGTARLNIRLMPGEYIITSMYGDLSMGNNIRITSV from the coding sequence ATGAAAAAGGTTATCTTAACGTCAGTGATTTTCATGATTTTGCTGCTGTCATTGTCAGCTATTCATGCAGAGGACAATACTACAGATTTTAAAGCTGATTTTCAAAATAATGAAACGTCCATATTGGCTGATGAAAACGAAGGAGATGACGTATCCAATCAAAATACAATAGATTATGATACTATACAAGGAATTATCATTCGCAATAATCCTCAGGTCTATGATGAGAGCTTTATGATTGGGCTTCAAAATAGTCAACCTGCTCAGGCACTGATACAAAGTCTGTATTATAATAGTTTACAATTTGCTGAATCCTATGATGGAGATAATAACTTCAATGACAGTGAATTATACAAGGCACATATTTCAGATGACTTTCGTTTGAAGTTAAAACTTTGCATCAAAGACCCTACCATAATGCAGTGCGATTTAAAGAAGGTTTTTGGAAATCCGGCTACGTTTCAAGCCACTTTCTATGACAATTATGATAATCGTATCAAAAATGCTCAAATAACCTTTCTGATTAACGGGCTTAAATATTCAAGGACAACCAATGAGTATGGCGTTGCAAAAATTAATATCAATCTGCAGCCGGGTGAATATACGATAACCTCATACAATCCTGTATCCAGGACGAATAAGGCTTCAAAAATCATTATCTTGCCAAATATGGATCAAAACAAAGACATTGTGAAGTATTTCAAAAACGATACCCAGTATACTGTCAGGCTGCTTGATGATATGGGAAAACCTGTGGCCAATAAGACGGTTACCTTTAATATCAATGGCGTTTTCTATCAGAGGGTTTCAAATTCAACCGGATATGCCAAATTGAACATCAATCTGATTCCGGGCACGTATATAATAACTGCAGAGTATGAAAACTGCAGGCTTTCTAATTCAATCACTGTCCTGCCCACTATAATCGCATCGGATTTGTCAATGTCTTATATGGACGGAAGCCAATTTCAGGCAAGGCTTATTGATGGAAAGGGAAATGCGATAGTCGGTGTAAACGTCACATTTAACGTTAACGGAGTTTTCTATCAAAGAACAACCGATGAGAACGGAACGGCCAGATTAAATATTCGATTGATGCCCGGGGAATATATAATAACTTCCATGTATGGTGATTTGTCAATGGGCAATAATATTCGCATTACAAGCGTTTAA
- a CDS encoding HEAT repeat domain-containing protein, which translates to MNDKEIINQLRQLTKSKEYWKDNIDEVASKLDDGYSDTVKAKALWLLGEMGLKYPLEMESHVDEIAFFMEDENPKLRERSLNALGRIGRADKNLVISYMNRLMEMRDDESGNVRHAFVWACENIATTSPELFCDKLEIFYDMINDSSEKVRIEAPEMFRVVGKRKPDCVKPFLTKLEWISKNDEHPAVRVHCAGAVRITNNALNINM; encoded by the coding sequence ATGAATGATAAGGAGATAATTAACCAATTAAGGCAATTGACTAAGAGCAAGGAATACTGGAAAGACAATATCGATGAGGTTGCATCCAAACTTGATGATGGCTATTCAGATACCGTAAAGGCAAAGGCATTATGGCTTCTGGGAGAGATGGGACTTAAATATCCCTTGGAAATGGAAAGCCATGTTGATGAGATTGCTTTTTTTATGGAAGATGAAAACCCTAAGCTGCGTGAAAGATCACTTAATGCCCTCGGAAGGATAGGCAGGGCCGATAAGAATCTTGTCATTTCATATATGAACAGATTAATGGAAATGCGTGATGATGAATCCGGAAACGTCAGGCACGCATTTGTCTGGGCATGCGAAAATATAGCCACGACTTCTCCCGAACTCTTCTGCGACAAGCTGGAAATCTTTTATGATATGATAAATGATTCTTCAGAAAAAGTCCGTATTGAAGCGCCTGAAATGTTTCGTGTTGTCGGAAAGCGAAAGCCCGATTGCGTAAAGCCGTTTTTAACTAAATTGGAATGGATTTCCAAAAACGACGAGCATCCGGCCGTCCGAGTACACTGTGCCGGTGCGGTTAGAATAACGAATAACGCTTTAAACATTAACATGTAA